A single Paenibacillus sp. FSL R5-0517 DNA region contains:
- a CDS encoding AraC family transcriptional regulator — MLDDVQKTYYKQRELAQLIEKFSGVDGDHTTLIPSLHLVRDSHSEVPICRIQKPSLCIVAQGEKLIMLANKRYRYGVSDYLAVSLDVPITGRATKSSPESPYLAIRLDLEASQIFQIMKETELLPDSTKRYHRGLFVGKMNHDLLDAAVRLVGLLKTPKDIPALSPLIIREIIYRLLSDDQGDVFKQIAMAGSNYASIAQVVERIKRDYNQPLRIEGLAELANMSFSSLYRHFKAVTTMTPVQYQKQIRLQEARRRLLTESTHVADIAFEVGYESPSQFSREYARLFGFSPVSDIKRFS; from the coding sequence ATGCTAGATGACGTTCAGAAAACTTACTATAAACAACGGGAGCTTGCACAACTCATTGAGAAGTTCTCTGGTGTAGATGGTGATCACACTACCTTAATTCCCTCTTTGCACCTAGTTCGTGATTCCCACTCCGAGGTACCGATATGCAGAATTCAAAAACCTTCGCTATGCATTGTTGCCCAAGGCGAGAAGCTTATTATGCTCGCCAATAAACGCTACCGATACGGGGTATCCGATTACCTTGCGGTTTCCCTGGATGTACCGATAACCGGCCGAGCCACTAAGTCCTCACCTGAATCGCCCTACTTAGCGATTCGTCTAGATTTAGAGGCAAGCCAAATCTTTCAGATCATGAAGGAGACAGAATTACTTCCAGATAGCACGAAGAGATACCACAGAGGGCTATTTGTAGGCAAAATGAATCATGACTTACTCGATGCAGCCGTCAGACTGGTAGGTCTATTAAAAACGCCGAAGGACATTCCTGCATTATCTCCCCTCATCATACGTGAGATTATTTACAGACTGCTAAGCGATGATCAAGGTGATGTGTTCAAGCAAATTGCTATGGCCGGAAGCAATTACGCATCCATTGCACAAGTAGTCGAGCGGATCAAAAGGGATTACAACCAACCGTTGCGCATCGAAGGATTAGCTGAGTTGGCGAACATGAGCTTCTCTTCGTTATATCGTCACTTCAAAGCAGTGACTACCATGACTCCGGTACAGTATCAGAAGCAAATCCGATTGCAGGAAGCACGCCGTCGCCTTTTAACCGAATCAACTCACGTGGCAGATATTGCATTTGAGGTAGGTTATGAAAGTCCTTCCCAATTCAGCCGGGAATATGCACGTTTGTTTGGCTTCTCTCCGGTGAGTGATATCAAGCGGTTCAGCTAA
- a CDS encoding SDR family NAD(P)-dependent oxidoreductase, which yields MSNDKVWYVTGASKGLGLSLVRKLIESGYKVAATSRKIEDLKQAVGEVPEGQFLPLAVDLTQADSIKSSLNKMYEQFGQIDVAVNNAGYGIGGAIEELSEKEIRANFEVNVFAPINVIQSVLPYMRKQRSGHIFNIASIAGFAPHMGWSVYAATKFSLMGLTEVLAQDVQSLGIKVTGVAPGGFRTEFNKMSSLVLSSRKIEDYIELHGGHNRFVAQDGTQLGDPEKAAEVFIDLAESPNPPSQLFLGSDAYRRASEKLDQLREELEANKNITFRTDFE from the coding sequence ATGTCAAATGATAAAGTATGGTACGTGACCGGTGCTTCGAAAGGACTGGGACTGTCCTTAGTAAGAAAATTGATTGAGTCCGGATATAAAGTCGCTGCAACTTCACGTAAAATAGAAGATTTAAAGCAAGCTGTTGGTGAAGTGCCCGAAGGACAATTCCTGCCGTTGGCAGTTGATTTGACCCAAGCGGATTCGATTAAGTCATCCTTGAACAAAATGTATGAACAGTTCGGGCAAATAGATGTGGCCGTTAACAATGCAGGTTATGGCATCGGTGGTGCGATCGAGGAATTGTCGGAGAAGGAAATCAGGGCCAATTTCGAAGTCAACGTATTTGCTCCAATTAATGTCATTCAAAGTGTACTGCCTTACATGCGGAAGCAGAGATCAGGACACATTTTCAATATCGCGTCAATCGCTGGCTTCGCTCCGCATATGGGCTGGAGTGTGTATGCAGCGACTAAGTTCTCGCTAATGGGGTTGACCGAAGTGCTTGCCCAAGATGTTCAATCACTAGGGATTAAAGTGACGGGAGTTGCTCCCGGAGGTTTCAGAACGGAGTTCAATAAAATGAGTTCCCTCGTTTTATCTTCCCGTAAAATTGAGGACTACATCGAGCTGCATGGTGGGCATAACCGATTCGTGGCGCAAGATGGAACACAGCTCGGTGATCCTGAAAAAGCGGCAGAGGTGTTCATTGATTTGGCTGAATCTCCGAATCCTCCGTCTCAATTATTCCTGGGCAGTGATGCTTACCGGAGAGCGTCCGAGAAGTTGGATCAATTGCGTGAAGAACTAGAAGCGAACAAGAATATCACATTCCGAACTGATTTTGAATAA